Genomic DNA from Alkalihalobacterium alkalinitrilicum:
ACCTGTTTTCGGTGGACTTGCCGAATGGTTTTGGATTATTTCAGCGTTCGGGATATTCACCTTATTGTGGGGATCCGTCTCTGCTGTTCGTCAAAAGGACTTAAAGTCAATACTAGCCTATTCAACGATCAGCCAACTCGGATTAATTATGTCATTACTTGGGTTAGGTTCCGCTTCTTTATATTATGGAGTTGGTTCAGAAGAAGGACTATACTACTCCGCAGCGGTGTTAGCAGCCGTATTTCATCTCATTAATCATGCCACCTTTAAAGGTGGGCTATTCATGGCCGTTGGAATCATCGACCATGAAACTGGGACTCGAGATATAAGAAAACTCGGGGGATTAATGGCGATTATGCCAATTACTTTTACAATCTCTTTAATTGGTCTCGCTGCGATGGCAGGACTTCCGCCTTTAAACGGCTTCTTAAGTAAAGAGATGTTCTTTACAGGACTTCTTAGAGCTTCTGAATTAGATATCTTCAATATGCAAACATGGGGATTACTCTTCCCAGTTTTCGGTTGGATAGCAAGTGTGTTTACGTTTGTTTATTGTACGATCATGTTATTTAGAACCTTTACAGGGAAATTCAAACCTGAAAATTTCGACGTCAAACATGTGCATGAAGCACCAATTGGTATGTTAATTAGTCCAATTATCTTAGTTTCATTAGTCATTATCTTTGGTTTCTTCCCGAACTTACTGGCTTACACCCTAATTGAACCTGCAATGGCAGCGATTCTTCCAGGGTTATTAGAAGAAGGACAACGTTTTTATGTCAATATCTATCATTGGCACGGCTTTAATACCGAATTATGGATGACAATTGGAGTCATTGCGATTGGGGTCCTCATCTTTTTAACTGCAAGAAAATGGATGCAATTAAATATCTATTTACGGGAGCGCGATCCTCTTAACTATTTCTACGATCAAGGGTTAGTAGGCTTAATCAAAGGTTCAACGAAAGTAACTAAAATTCAAATGACGGGTTTATTACGTGATTATTTTGCGTATATGATTACATTTATGATCCTTGTACTTGGTTACACATCAATAAGATATGATGTATTTACAATTGATACAACGAATGTGGCTGTCATATCGCCGTATATGTGGGTGATAACGATTGTATTTATTGCAGCAACGTTATCCGTTCCATTTATTAATCACCGTATTACATCCATTATTATCGTAGGGATTATAGGCTATTTACTTGCATTATTCTTTGCCGTATTTAGAGCTCCAGATTTAGTCTTAACTCAGCTACTCGTCGAAACGG
This window encodes:
- a CDS encoding Na+/H+ antiporter subunit A, yielding MTALHWATIAPFLLAILVPFLYKYIRSIHTGWFVLALPVFLFIYFIQFLPVTSNGNVVTHTVPWVPSLGINFTVYVDGLSLLFLLLITGIGALVVLYSIYYLSKKTESLNNFYVYLLMFMGAMLGVVISDNLIVLYVFWELTSLASSLLISYWFHREKSIYGAQKSMLITVFGGFAMLGGFSLLYVMTNTFSIREIIDQAAVIANDPLIIPAMLLVLLGAFTKSAQFPFHIWLPDAMEAPTPVSAYLHSATMVKAGIYLVARLTPVFGGLAEWFWIISAFGIFTLLWGSVSAVRQKDLKSILAYSTISQLGLIMSLLGLGSASLYYGVGSEEGLYYSAAVLAAVFHLINHATFKGGLFMAVGIIDHETGTRDIRKLGGLMAIMPITFTISLIGLAAMAGLPPLNGFLSKEMFFTGLLRASELDIFNMQTWGLLFPVFGWIASVFTFVYCTIMLFRTFTGKFKPENFDVKHVHEAPIGMLISPIILVSLVIIFGFFPNLLAYTLIEPAMAAILPGLLEEGQRFYVNIYHWHGFNTELWMTIGVIAIGVLIFLTARKWMQLNIYLRERDPLNYFYDQGLVGLIKGSTKVTKIQMTGLLRDYFAYMITFMILVLGYTSIRYDVFTIDTTNVAVISPYMWVITIVFIAATLSVPFINHRITSIIIVGIIGYLLALFFAVFRAPDLVLTQLLVETVMVVLLLLSFYHLPELRKEKFTPRFNGVNLMISIGVGVLVTAIAFSAFALSNTNGLTPISEYFIENSYTLAAGKNMVNVILVDFRGLDTLLEVLVLGIAALGVVTLIKLRMTGREDV